One stretch of Flavobacterium sp. 9 DNA includes these proteins:
- a CDS encoding DUF4062 domain-containing protein — MAKQKVYISSTFKDLQGFRAVLIDFFDKQGKNHFEKLELMEHMYDKGDSKPFLNTCLEQVMASDIYIIILGKNAGSFPPDDIEKTYTMHEYITALKAGKTIFRFVYSEFKEQECDNLEKYNELRNLFNGIDVHQFLDIKDFRIAYLECFFSLTDSNDNYIIKRSPAEVMSVIDRKNQIMSYKLRNNILRNEKVIFFYYQSKENDFAHYLNYRLSILNSNPANLEFNKEFFLNLSTIISIQNGELDTLLSCFINEISTRTFGKDLFDINEFNSFYKTYKNNLLIIPILLTHSEEININHKIISDLFHLFIKGISEIIDKKIVFIINFQDIDIMNINSIINVNNNTIVYNDLGILKPIEFEEVKTWIRENINSNPNVAQEYIEKYFISPFPKSMSSVLEELEKAEEILKTITNK; from the coding sequence ATGGCTAAACAAAAGGTATACATATCATCCACATTTAAAGATTTACAAGGTTTTAGAGCCGTGCTAATTGATTTTTTCGATAAACAGGGAAAAAACCATTTTGAAAAGCTTGAGCTAATGGAGCATATGTATGACAAAGGAGATAGTAAACCTTTTTTAAATACTTGTCTGGAACAAGTTATGGCTAGTGATATATACATCATAATATTAGGTAAAAATGCTGGTTCATTTCCTCCTGACGATATTGAAAAAACCTATACAATGCATGAATATATTACAGCACTTAAAGCAGGGAAAACAATATTTAGGTTTGTTTATTCAGAATTTAAAGAACAAGAATGTGATAATCTTGAAAAATATAACGAGCTAAGAAATTTATTTAACGGTATTGATGTTCACCAGTTTTTAGATATAAAGGATTTTAGGATTGCCTACTTAGAATGTTTTTTTTCACTTACAGATAGTAATGATAATTACATAATTAAACGTTCTCCAGCAGAAGTAATGAGTGTCATTGACCGCAAAAATCAAATAATGAGTTATAAACTCAGAAATAACATTTTAAGGAACGAAAAGGTTATATTTTTTTACTACCAATCAAAAGAAAATGATTTTGCACATTACTTAAATTATAGATTAAGTATACTTAACTCAAATCCTGCTAATCTGGAATTTAATAAAGAGTTCTTCCTAAATCTGTCCACAATAATATCTATTCAAAATGGCGAATTGGACACTTTACTTTCTTGCTTTATAAATGAAATTTCAACAAGAACATTTGGTAAAGATTTATTTGACATAAATGAATTTAACTCATTTTACAAAACCTATAAAAACAATTTGTTAATTATACCTATTCTATTAACGCATAGCGAAGAAATAAATATCAACCACAAAATTATCTCAGATTTATTTCATTTATTCATTAAAGGCATATCTGAAATTATAGATAAAAAAATCGTATTCATCATAAACTTCCAGGATATTGACATTATGAATATTAACTCAATAATCAATGTCAATAATAATACTATCGTCTATAATGACTTAGGAATATTAAAACCTATTGAATTTGAAGAAGTAAAAACATGGATTAGAGAGAATATAAACAGTAATCCTAATGTTGCACAAGAGTATATAGAAAAATATTTCATTAGTCCCTTTCCTAAATCAATGAGTTCCGTACTAGAAGAATTAGAAAAAGCTGAAGAAATTTTAAAAACAATTACAAACAAATAA
- a CDS encoding N-acetylmuramoyl-L-alanine amidase encodes MKINKDWLVSDTDAEKIKKLISPNARYIIIPKYLVIHYTAGDTAESAINWFMTTQDKGNPDRIAAHIVVDVDGTITQLVPFNRRANHAGYSVWDKISGFNDHAIGIEIVNPGYLEKLPDGSYRRHVGQDKNKKPVYKTYPASIASKIYVGDHKHKFWTDSDNHLWFQFPKAQLDAVYELSNLLTKHYQLITAIGHDDISPARKPDPGPAFPWDDFKKAVFGKTDFVGRIFKVTENGTNFRSTPSKENTPIKSLKKDYEVGLIETNGSWYKVYLVNERKDVVNPDGSSKKEIGWIHSSLLILK; translated from the coding sequence ATGAAAATAAATAAAGATTGGCTAGTTTCAGATACAGATGCGGAAAAAATAAAAAAACTGATTTCTCCAAACGCACGTTATATTATTATTCCTAAATATTTGGTTATTCATTACACTGCCGGTGATACTGCAGAATCAGCTATTAATTGGTTTATGACAACACAAGACAAGGGTAATCCAGACCGAATTGCAGCACATATTGTTGTAGATGTAGATGGTACAATTACTCAACTAGTTCCTTTTAACAGAAGGGCTAATCATGCAGGATACAGTGTTTGGGATAAAATATCCGGATTTAATGATCATGCGATAGGTATAGAAATCGTTAATCCTGGCTATTTAGAAAAATTACCTGACGGAAGTTACAGAAGACATGTTGGACAAGACAAAAACAAGAAGCCTGTTTATAAGACCTACCCTGCTTCTATTGCTTCTAAAATTTATGTTGGCGATCATAAACATAAATTCTGGACAGATTCTGATAATCATCTTTGGTTTCAATTTCCAAAGGCACAACTGGATGCTGTATATGAATTAAGCAACTTGCTTACAAAACATTATCAACTGATTACCGCTATTGGTCACGACGATATTTCGCCTGCGCGAAAACCAGATCCGGGTCCTGCATTCCCTTGGGATGATTTCAAAAAGGCAGTCTTTGGAAAAACTGATTTTGTTGGCAGAATATTTAAGGTTACAGAAAATGGCACCAACTTTAGAAGTACCCCATCAAAAGAAAATACCCCAATAAAAAGCCTTAAAAAAGATTATGAAGTTGGACTCATCGAAACCAATGGTTCCTGGTACAAAGTTTATTTAGTAAATGAACGAAAAGATGTCGTTAATCCTGATGGCAGCAGTAAAAAAGAAATTGGATGGATACATAGTTCGTTATTGATTTTGAAATAA
- a CDS encoding patatin-like phospholipase family protein — MKKDKHDLITLAKNHLRGEEIDTETYKELYEGLIQYEQFGYATEIILKRIEEIEKKGETTTPKLYHELARNVYKDTTLSGYFKFGKALNILKTHCKLDDTLDCETLGIAGAIYKYKWKFDHQFRNLLKSRAYYKKGYQLWKEDHSRLSSEYTAINYAYANELIVVKSLEQLSEIEGVTDEVIKKFTTSQNVRKEIINTYVNDDLSLITDGPDKWFNATIAEAYFGTRQYEKAIHFIKLYVADIEETWKIQTFAQQLYHIASFQETEKKFNQLPNDPFETKKIDTKKQKQCFLALEKNEKENLTPSEFESKKEGKLGIGLSGGGFRAALFHIGVLASLAEKDKLRDIEVMSCVSGGSIIGVYYYLKLKHLLETKVDDEITKLDYIEIVKEIEIEFQAAVEKNLRVQVFSNLFKNVKMYYTKKYSRSYRLGELYEEHFYLPLFNKYFDKNVKAIYMGDLIIKPKSASNFNIYNDNWKRKNKIPQLILNSTAVNTGHNWQFTATWMGEPPTYISDTVDVKPRLRRMYYQNAPEAYQKFRLGYAVAASSCVPVLFEPLLLSDLYEDIDLELIDGGVHDNQGIASILEQECSSIIISDGSAQMSNNYKNVANELSLFLRVDTILQERLREIQLLDLKSRKYSENINQLYIVHLKKGLGELPVSWINCTDVNRKILHDGKIEDPNVLLDYGLMKKIQQQLSEVRTDLDSFNELESFALMYSGYQQTNHEVDYAFSDTPEQWSFKKIEPSCTLPAEETQLINQLKISTYVPFKIVRLSKLLQYFAAALGIVLLILLINMFYKKWESPDPIFTITYQEVAVAAILIVLSIYYKFAKYINIESWIKKNIFYIIIIFLGFLLSNIYLLSFNKLYNKIGKMR, encoded by the coding sequence ATGAAAAAAGATAAACACGACTTAATAACATTGGCTAAAAATCACTTGAGAGGTGAAGAAATTGATACGGAAACTTATAAGGAATTATATGAAGGCCTGATTCAATATGAACAATTTGGTTATGCTACAGAAATTATTCTAAAAAGGATTGAGGAAATAGAAAAAAAAGGCGAAACAACAACGCCGAAACTTTATCATGAATTGGCCCGAAATGTATATAAAGACACTACTCTATCCGGTTATTTTAAATTTGGTAAAGCTTTAAATATTTTAAAAACGCATTGCAAATTAGATGATACATTAGATTGTGAAACACTTGGAATTGCAGGAGCTATTTATAAATACAAATGGAAATTTGACCATCAGTTCAGAAATTTATTAAAGTCCAGAGCCTATTATAAAAAAGGATATCAATTATGGAAAGAAGATCATTCACGCCTTTCTTCTGAATATACCGCTATAAACTATGCCTATGCAAATGAATTAATTGTGGTTAAGAGTCTGGAACAACTTTCAGAAATAGAAGGAGTAACGGATGAAGTAATAAAAAAATTCACTACTTCACAAAATGTACGGAAAGAGATTATAAATACTTATGTAAACGATGATCTCTCGCTAATAACTGATGGTCCCGACAAATGGTTTAATGCTACTATAGCTGAAGCTTATTTTGGAACAAGACAATATGAAAAAGCTATACATTTTATAAAACTCTATGTTGCTGACATTGAGGAAACGTGGAAAATACAAACATTTGCTCAACAGCTTTATCACATTGCCTCATTTCAGGAAACAGAAAAAAAGTTTAATCAACTGCCAAATGATCCTTTCGAAACAAAAAAAATAGATACTAAAAAGCAGAAACAATGCTTTTTAGCATTAGAAAAAAATGAAAAAGAGAACTTAACTCCTTCAGAGTTTGAATCCAAAAAAGAAGGAAAACTTGGAATTGGACTATCCGGAGGAGGATTCAGAGCTGCATTATTTCATATAGGTGTTTTAGCCAGTCTGGCCGAAAAAGATAAATTAAGAGATATCGAAGTCATGTCATGTGTATCTGGAGGTTCTATAATTGGAGTTTACTATTATTTAAAATTAAAACACTTACTAGAAACCAAAGTTGATGATGAAATAACCAAACTCGATTATATCGAAATTGTTAAAGAAATTGAGATTGAGTTTCAAGCTGCAGTGGAGAAAAATTTAAGAGTTCAGGTTTTCTCCAATTTATTTAAGAATGTCAAAATGTACTACACAAAAAAATACTCCCGAAGTTATCGATTAGGAGAATTGTATGAAGAGCATTTTTATTTGCCACTATTTAACAAATATTTTGATAAGAACGTAAAAGCTATTTATATGGGTGATTTAATTATCAAACCTAAAAGTGCTTCAAACTTTAATATCTATAATGATAATTGGAAAAGAAAAAATAAAATTCCTCAATTAATACTGAATTCCACAGCAGTAAATACCGGACATAACTGGCAATTTACAGCTACTTGGATGGGAGAACCACCAACATATATTTCGGATACTGTTGATGTAAAACCAAGATTACGAAGAATGTATTATCAAAATGCCCCTGAGGCTTATCAAAAATTTCGATTAGGATATGCTGTCGCAGCTTCTTCTTGTGTACCTGTTCTTTTTGAACCTCTATTATTAAGCGATTTGTACGAGGATATTGATTTAGAATTAATAGATGGAGGCGTTCATGACAATCAGGGTATTGCCTCTATACTAGAACAAGAATGTAGTTCTATTATTATAAGTGATGGCAGTGCTCAAATGTCTAATAATTATAAAAATGTTGCTAATGAATTATCACTTTTTTTAAGAGTAGACACTATTCTGCAGGAACGTTTAAGAGAAATACAATTACTTGATTTGAAATCCAGAAAGTACAGTGAAAACATTAATCAACTTTATATAGTACATCTAAAAAAAGGATTAGGTGAGCTTCCTGTAAGTTGGATTAACTGTACTGATGTGAATAGAAAAATCCTTCATGACGGTAAAATTGAAGACCCCAATGTACTATTAGATTACGGTTTGATGAAAAAAATTCAACAACAACTCTCTGAAGTCAGAACAGACCTGGATTCATTTAATGAATTAGAATCCTTTGCACTAATGTATAGCGGATACCAACAAACTAATCATGAAGTTGATTATGCATTTAGCGATACACCAGAACAATGGTCATTTAAAAAAATTGAACCTAGTTGCACACTTCCTGCAGAAGAAACTCAACTAATAAATCAACTTAAAATAAGTACTTATGTCCCTTTCAAAATTGTGCGTCTTTCTAAACTATTACAATATTTTGCCGCCGCATTAGGTATTGTCTTATTAATACTTTTGATAAATATGTTCTATAAAAAATGGGAATCTCCTGATCCAATTTTCACAATTACTTATCAGGAAGTAGCTGTAGCAGCCATCCTGATTGTTCTTTCCATATATTATAAGTTTGCCAAATACATAAATATTGAAAGCTGGATAAAGAAAAATATTTTTTATATCATCATCATTTTTCTTGGTTTTTTATTATCTAATATTTACTTACTGTCTTTCAATAAATTATACAATAAAATAGGAAAAATGAGATAA
- a CDS encoding KGGVGR-motif variant AAA ATPase: MSNIITFYSYKGGVGRSMALANIAYELSKRKQKVLVVDWDLEAPGIERYFSSFKIENSSEGLLQLLVAFKSDSEPNYQDYLWKIETLNEFPISLLNSGRDKDPAIYSSLLQSFDWSDFFSNKNGGLHLESLREAWHKDFDFVLIDSRTGLSDSSGICTILMPDILIPMFTANYQSLFGIRDIVKYIQTARQKLEVDRMALTVLPIPSRFGTRVEFKESQEWLERIADILKDCYSDWLPKWIEPKYILEQIKIPQFDYFSFGEKLAVVEQGTNDPEGMGFIFSKIATLLISDFSDIESFVGKEYYQLKKNEFDLINNSNKKQEETEYLYDVYISYPREVYQWVRELLVPALNEYLIDELGYIPNLYFDINEVNISQSTTLSTETAIQKAKTYIFVVTDSGLDNTFLNIELTSILNREKNTGKNLLFPITYGHSNLKTIEFLPSSLNSRSFIDFSAFNLEETIKSTKLRSQFGQEVEKLSLAIVKSINQNIKSANKEEIKTEENLEELLQFAKDYEEIRRKMPSGISRTKLMENIVVKMKAGMNDPIANLSTWTKSTSTGKRLLAIAKLQKFPNSDYLKWLAEHVGNSEKPFIGYNACVAIYIASRSFGKEYKKEIQETLKIAKKNIEKSIVQDPNQIIVIKSALKELEIG, translated from the coding sequence ATGAGTAATATAATAACATTCTATTCCTATAAGGGAGGTGTTGGCAGAAGTATGGCTTTAGCCAATATCGCATATGAATTATCTAAAAGAAAACAGAAAGTTCTTGTTGTGGATTGGGATCTGGAAGCTCCTGGAATTGAGCGGTATTTTAGTAGTTTTAAAATTGAAAATTCTTCAGAAGGATTGCTTCAATTATTGGTCGCATTTAAAAGTGATAGTGAACCAAATTATCAGGATTATTTATGGAAAATCGAAACTTTAAACGAATTTCCAATTTCATTACTAAATAGCGGAAGAGATAAAGATCCCGCAATCTACTCATCATTACTTCAATCCTTTGATTGGTCAGATTTTTTCTCAAATAAAAATGGGGGTTTACATTTAGAATCTTTAAGAGAAGCCTGGCATAAAGATTTTGACTTTGTTTTAATTGATAGCAGAACAGGTTTAAGTGATTCAAGTGGTATTTGCACTATATTGATGCCTGACATACTAATTCCAATGTTTACGGCAAATTATCAAAGCCTATTTGGAATTCGTGATATTGTGAAATACATCCAAACTGCAAGACAAAAACTTGAAGTTGATAGAATGGCTTTAACCGTTCTTCCAATACCTTCAAGATTTGGAACAAGAGTAGAATTTAAAGAATCTCAGGAATGGCTTGAAAGAATTGCAGATATACTAAAAGATTGTTATAGTGATTGGCTACCCAAATGGATTGAACCAAAATATATTCTGGAACAAATTAAAATACCTCAATTTGATTACTTCAGCTTTGGAGAAAAATTAGCAGTAGTAGAACAAGGAACTAATGACCCTGAAGGAATGGGATTTATCTTTTCAAAGATAGCGACACTTCTTATATCGGATTTCAGTGATATTGAAAGTTTTGTAGGTAAAGAATATTATCAATTGAAGAAAAACGAGTTTGACTTAATTAATAATTCAAATAAAAAACAGGAAGAAACGGAATATTTGTATGATGTTTATATAAGCTATCCCAGAGAAGTTTATCAATGGGTTAGAGAATTACTTGTTCCTGCATTGAACGAATATTTAATCGATGAATTAGGATATATTCCTAATCTATATTTTGACATAAACGAAGTTAATATTTCTCAATCAACAACATTAAGTACCGAAACAGCTATCCAAAAAGCAAAAACATACATATTCGTTGTTACTGACTCCGGGCTTGACAACACATTTTTGAATATCGAATTAACTTCTATTCTAAATAGGGAAAAAAATACTGGAAAAAATCTTTTGTTTCCTATCACATATGGCCATTCAAATTTGAAAACAATAGAATTTTTACCTTCAAGTTTAAATTCAAGAAGCTTCATAGATTTTAGCGCCTTTAATCTTGAAGAGACTATTAAAAGCACCAAACTTCGCTCTCAATTTGGCCAGGAAGTTGAAAAATTATCTTTAGCAATTGTTAAATCAATAAATCAAAATATAAAATCTGCCAATAAAGAAGAAATAAAGACTGAGGAAAACCTGGAAGAGCTATTACAATTTGCAAAAGATTATGAAGAAATTAGACGGAAAATGCCAAGTGGTATTTCAAGAACTAAACTAATGGAAAACATTGTAGTCAAAATGAAAGCAGGAATGAATGACCCAATAGCCAATTTATCAACTTGGACAAAAAGTACGTCAACAGGTAAAAGATTACTCGCTATAGCTAAACTTCAAAAATTTCCAAATTCAGATTATTTAAAGTGGTTGGCTGAACATGTAGGGAATTCTGAAAAACCCTTTATCGGTTATAATGCCTGTGTTGCAATTTATATAGCATCAAGGTCTTTTGGAAAAGAATATAAAAAAGAGATTCAGGAGACTTTGAAAATAGCGAAAAAAAATATTGAAAAAAGTATAGTCCAAGATCCAAATCAAATTATTGTAATTAAATCCGCATTAAAAGAACTGGAAATAGGATGA
- a CDS encoding TIR domain-containing protein — MAYNHDIFISYRRLGDTRTWIENYFVPLLENHLSQELGRNPIIFTDSQIETGDSWPNVLGQTISTSKVIILLWSKKYLESLWCSCEIGHMLEREKKNGYRTIERPDGLIFPTVIHDGETMPIQISTIQKVEMQEFFKLTLNKDGQKYTEFEDKVKTLAGKIAKAIDDAPQWQNDWQIEAVNSFVKQFHKEESTQNQPPRFSN, encoded by the coding sequence ATGGCATACAACCACGATATATTTATAAGTTACAGAAGACTTGGCGATACTCGAACCTGGATCGAAAACTACTTTGTTCCACTATTAGAGAATCACCTTAGTCAGGAATTGGGCCGTAACCCCATAATTTTTACTGATTCGCAAATTGAAACTGGAGACTCCTGGCCAAATGTCTTAGGGCAAACAATTTCTACTTCTAAGGTTATTATATTATTATGGTCAAAAAAATACTTAGAAAGTCTATGGTGTTCGTGTGAAATAGGTCATATGTTAGAAAGGGAAAAAAAGAATGGATACAGAACAATAGAAAGGCCAGATGGATTGATTTTTCCAACTGTTATTCATGATGGAGAAACTATGCCTATACAAATATCAACAATTCAGAAAGTAGAAATGCAGGAATTTTTTAAACTAACACTTAACAAAGATGGTCAAAAATACACTGAATTTGAAGATAAAGTAAAAACATTAGCAGGAAAAATTGCTAAAGCAATAGACGACGCTCCCCAATGGCAAAATGATTGGCAGATCGAAGCTGTTAATAGCTTTGTTAAGCAATTTCATAAAGAAGAATCAACACAAAACCAACCGCCTAGATTTTCAAACTGA
- a CDS encoding DUF1254 domain-containing protein — protein MKKLSYFLMISLLVATACKKEHSTVEQDTKSTTALASDSITVIAKEAWIYGYPIFYNYKTIYASAINKDDKSYAGFNKFKNFAMSATPADTLVITINNDTPYSMASLDVSNEPVVLEVPKIENDRYYVMQLVDLYTFNYEYIGTRATGNNPGKYLIAGPDWKGETPKGIDKVLHSETNLIFVVGRTQLHDPGDLSNLKRIQTQYKLIPLHEYTKQAAPKVKSYNLPLPVWKESDYSSPQFINVLNSLLQYASEDSSEKELRARFAKIGIVPGVPYDSSKYPPETIKAIEKGIAEAKQELETKLNNLKDFGNLFGTRAELKNNYLNRAIAAAAGIYGNTKEEAVYTGSSNDKNNQPLLGNNNYILKFSKNQLPKAKYFWSITMYNLPKRFLISNPINRYSIGNKTKGLKYEPNGDLIIYLQKNSPGKEKESNWLPTPKDEKFMFVMRIYGPEPDVINNIWKMPLPEIAKQ, from the coding sequence ATGAAAAAACTATCCTATTTTTTAATGATTTCACTTTTAGTAGCAACAGCTTGCAAAAAAGAACATTCAACAGTTGAACAAGACACTAAAAGTACAACTGCATTAGCATCTGATTCAATAACAGTAATTGCAAAAGAAGCTTGGATTTACGGATATCCAATATTTTACAATTATAAAACCATTTATGCAAGTGCAATAAATAAAGATGATAAATCATATGCCGGGTTTAATAAATTTAAAAACTTTGCAATGAGTGCAACTCCTGCAGATACCTTAGTAATAACCATAAATAATGATACTCCATATTCGATGGCTTCTCTCGATGTTTCAAATGAACCTGTTGTACTAGAAGTTCCAAAAATCGAAAACGACCGATATTATGTAATGCAGTTAGTAGATCTCTATACTTTTAATTACGAATATATCGGGACTCGTGCAACGGGAAATAATCCGGGGAAATATCTGATTGCAGGACCGGACTGGAAAGGTGAAACTCCAAAGGGAATTGATAAAGTTTTACATTCCGAGACAAATTTAATATTTGTGGTTGGCAGAACTCAGCTTCACGATCCAGGTGATTTGTCGAATCTTAAAAGAATACAAACGCAATATAAATTAATTCCGTTGCACGAATATACAAAGCAGGCGGCGCCGAAAGTTAAAAGTTATAATCTGCCGCTTCCTGTCTGGAAAGAGAGTGATTACAGTTCTCCACAATTTATCAATGTCTTAAATTCTTTGTTGCAATATGCCAGCGAAGACAGCAGCGAAAAAGAACTTAGAGCGCGTTTTGCAAAAATTGGAATTGTACCCGGAGTTCCCTACGATAGCTCTAAGTATCCACCAGAAACTATTAAAGCAATAGAAAAAGGAATCGCAGAAGCAAAACAAGAGCTGGAAACTAAATTGAATAATTTGAAAGATTTCGGAAATCTTTTTGGTACGCGGGCTGAACTTAAAAATAATTACCTAAACCGTGCAATTGCAGCAGCTGCCGGAATTTATGGCAACACAAAAGAAGAAGCAGTTTATACGGGAAGCAGTAATGACAAGAATAACCAACCGCTTTTAGGAAATAACAATTATATTTTAAAATTCAGCAAAAATCAGCTGCCAAAAGCAAAATATTTTTGGAGTATAACCATGTATAATCTACCTAAACGTTTCCTTATTTCAAATCCGATTAACAGATATTCTATTGGAAATAAAACTAAAGGTTTAAAATATGAACCTAATGGAGATTTGATTATTTATCTACAAAAAAATTCCCCTGGAAAAGAAAAAGAAAGCAACTGGCTCCCTACTCCAAAAGATGAAAAATTCATGTTTGTAATGAGAATTTATGGTCCGGAACCCGATGTAATTAATAACATTTGGAAAATGCCTTTACCTGAAATTGCCAAACAATAA
- a CDS encoding SDR family oxidoreductase produces the protein MSEKTKPYALITGASKGIGKSIAYELAKQGYPLLLVARSEEDLKTLSDDLQVKYGIDASVLPIDLSTNDASLKVTNWIKENNYPVGFLINNAGYGVWGDFSQSSLSDQLGMMQLNMNVVVELSHLLVPILSQQKQAYILNISSTAAYQAVPTLAVYSATKAFVLSFTRALRFELAQTSISVTCFSPGPVDTGFAERAGLNAFSKMAEKFNMQPDEVAKMAVKAMFNKKSEVIPGFTNIISVYANRILPKAFIEKTAAGIYKI, from the coding sequence ATGAGCGAAAAAACTAAACCGTATGCTTTAATAACCGGCGCCAGCAAAGGCATTGGAAAATCTATTGCTTATGAATTGGCTAAACAAGGTTATCCACTATTGCTTGTTGCAAGAAGTGAAGAGGATTTAAAAACTCTATCTGATGATCTTCAGGTTAAATACGGCATCGATGCTTCTGTTTTACCGATTGATCTTTCGACGAATGATGCATCGCTAAAAGTAACAAATTGGATAAAAGAGAATAACTATCCAGTTGGTTTTTTAATAAACAATGCAGGTTATGGTGTTTGGGGCGATTTTAGTCAGTCTTCTCTAAGTGATCAGCTTGGAATGATGCAACTTAACATGAATGTCGTTGTAGAGCTTTCGCATTTATTAGTACCTATACTTTCACAACAAAAACAAGCCTATATTTTAAATATATCGAGTACTGCTGCATACCAAGCTGTGCCAACGCTTGCTGTTTATTCGGCAACAAAGGCTTTTGTTTTATCGTTTACGCGTGCCTTGCGTTTCGAACTTGCTCAAACTTCAATTTCAGTTACTTGTTTTAGTCCGGGTCCGGTTGATACTGGTTTTGCTGAGAGAGCTGGCTTAAATGCTTTTAGCAAAATGGCCGAAAAGTTTAATATGCAACCTGATGAGGTTGCAAAAATGGCTGTAAAAGCCATGTTCAACAAAAAATCTGAAGTTATTCCGGGTTTTACAAATATTATTTCGGTTTATGCGAATCGCATACTACCAAAGGCTTTCATCGAAAAAACCGCAGCCGGAATTTATAAAATTTAA
- a CDS encoding phytanoyl-CoA dioxygenase family protein: MVSSYKTFTLTEQLTNEQIAFFNEHGFIHFKKFINPETVSSIIDASKQVEQNWIENDLQKVNGVPIKYGKDLDGSPIVQRFAFINQHHQTLSGLLLDPRFDGLLPLAGEGARLGTEEKDGMVFNHYINGPESKFTKMGWHTDGLRDIFYGAKLNPMLNVGIHLSTLKPENGGLKIIPGTHKQSIYQMLFRKKYFLDNKPDAEEVAIIPEAGDLTIHDGRLWHRVAESSIIGEESRRRVIYIPIIAGKYAPKNENSPTVFYQRFAGIVK; the protein is encoded by the coding sequence ATGGTATCTTCTTATAAAACCTTCACCCTTACTGAGCAATTAACTAATGAGCAAATTGCATTTTTTAACGAACATGGTTTCATCCATTTCAAAAAATTTATAAATCCCGAAACTGTTTCATCAATCATTGACGCCTCAAAACAAGTAGAGCAAAATTGGATTGAAAATGATCTTCAAAAAGTAAACGGCGTTCCAATTAAATATGGAAAAGATTTAGATGGTTCTCCAATTGTACAACGTTTTGCTTTTATCAACCAACATCATCAAACTTTAAGCGGTCTTTTACTTGATCCAAGATTTGATGGTTTATTGCCATTGGCAGGCGAGGGCGCAAGATTAGGAACGGAAGAAAAAGACGGAATGGTTTTCAATCATTATATCAATGGACCAGAAAGTAAGTTTACTAAAATGGGTTGGCATACAGATGGTTTGAGAGATATTTTTTATGGGGCAAAATTAAACCCAATGCTAAATGTGGGTATTCATTTAAGTACTTTAAAACCTGAAAACGGTGGTCTTAAAATCATTCCGGGAACTCATAAACAAAGTATTTATCAAATGCTTTTTCGCAAAAAATACTTTTTAGATAATAAACCAGATGCAGAGGAAGTTGCTATTATTCCGGAAGCTGGAGATTTAACGATTCACGATGGCCGTTTGTGGCACAGAGTTGCAGAATCTTCTATTATAGGCGAAGAAAGCAGAAGGAGAGTTATTTATATCCCGATTATAGCCGGAAAATATGCTCCTAAAAATGAGAATAGTCCAACGGTTTTCTATCAGCGCTTTGCGGGAATTGTTAAATAA